The DNA window TGCTATTCCCGCCGACCAATTGCTGGCGATCGAAGTTCTCTGGGCACCGCAAGCAGAAGGCGATACCCTCACGTCTGAAGACATGATTGTCGAGTATCCAAACTTGAAACTGATTTAATGGCGATCGAATTTTAAATAAAAAACAGGGGTTGGAGTTAAGCCCCTGTTTTTTTTGCTGATCTTTTAGAGTGATAATTCCCATGCAGTTTACCTCACTGCTTGCTTCATTTCGCCAATCGTTGTAGATGTTAATTCATGCCTACAAGTTGCGTATTCTGGAAGCTTATGTGTAAATGTTTTATTTTCTGGTTTGCGATCTTCTGCATAAGTCTCGCTGACTATCCATAGGGGCCACAACAAACTAATCCAGAGGCTGGATAATTTACTATAATTACTTTTTAATTCCGAACTCTCAGAATTGTCAGTTAAATGGCTCAAAAAAGCTAAATAACAAACAGAACCGGAGAAAAAGTAAGTTGTTGCAGAGAAGGCTAAAAGAATTGCAGTCATGTTCAGCACCTTAAATAAACTATTCGTGTTTGTCTAGCAATATTGACCGTCCAGCCCAAAAAAACCTCATTTTTATAGAATTGCTGAAATTAGTTGGGATATAATTCCTAAAATCTGCTTCTTAACAAGATTCCGTGACTGGAAATTAACTATCCGACTTGAGTCTTACGTGTAATTGCTGAGCTTTTGATTTTTTGTGTTTCAGCTATCGTAAATATACGGTGGATTTTCCAGAAATTGTTTGTGCAAATAAAGTTTTTACAAAATCTTTGCTAAATCTTCATCTAAACTTCATAAAAGAAATTATATGCAGGTATGAAATTACTTCCCTGGATAGATGAGATATGAAAGCGTGATTCAATTAGGGCACGGGGCTAACTGCCTCTGCGTCCGTGCCCCTTCTCAGTCAAATTACTTATAGCTTTTTTGTGTGCTTCGGTAGCGGAGAAATTCAGCCAGAAAGGCCACTACCCCGGACACCACCATAAGTACAACGCTGAGTGCGTTGATGTCGGGTTTTACTCCAGTGCGGATGCGGCTGAAAATTTCCATTGGTAGGGTATTGGCACCGCTACCGGCGGTGAAACTGGCAATCAGAAAGTCGTCTAAGCTGAGAACAAAAGCGAGAAGACAGCCAGAAATTATACCGGGCATTAGTTGGGGTAGCAATACTTTGATGAAAGCTTGGGCTGGCGTAGCGCCCAAATCGAGGGCAGCTTCTTCCAGGTGGGGGTCTAAGTCTGCCAGTCGGGTAGAAACGACTACACCTACGTAGGCGAGGCAGAAAACGACGTGAGCTGCGACGATCGTCCACAAGCTGAGACGAACTTGAATTACTGCTAAAAATACCAAGGTGGCAACGGCGATCGCAATATCTGGAATAATCAGCGGCAGGTACGATATCCCCATATATAAAGTTCTGCCAGGAAATCGGTAACGCGCCAAACCAACAGCCATCAAGGTACCGATGACAGCTGAAATACCGACAGCACAAAAAGCTACTATTAAACTATTTTGCAAAGCGGCGATAATCCGGGTATCGTTGAACAGCTTTTGATACCAATCGAGGGTGAATCCCTCCCAATTAGCGCTGTAGCGGGATTTATTAAAACTGTAAAACGCCAGTACCAGAATCGGGAGGTACATGAAAAAGTACATTAGCAGGGAGAAAAGCGCCTGCCAAGAAACGGGATATTTAGCTACAGACGGAGATTTGTTCATTGCTTCAGGCAGTGGGGGAGTGGGGGAGGAAAGTCAAAAGTCAAAAGTCAAAAGTCAAAAAAGGGGCTAGGGGAGAGGGAAAAGGGAAAGGCAGAGGAAGAGGGAGGAATTTTGAATGATTGAATGATTGACTTTTCTAACGTGCAGCGTTTCGATCGCCGAATTTGAGCAAAAGTGCGATCGCAATACTCACAGCTAAAATTAGCACCATACTGAGAGCCGACCCAAAACCCCAGTTCTGAGTCGCACCTAAAAATTGGTTGTAAATCAAACGCGATATGGTCATACTGGAAGCGCCTCCCAGCAATTCCGGGTCGATGAAATCGCCCACACCGATAATTAAAACTAGCAATGAACCGGCCACAATTCCCGGCATTGTTTGCGGTACTGTCACCTTCCAGAAAGTTTGCGCTGGATTTGCTCCTAAATCAGCTGATGCCTCTAGCAAACGCCGATCCAATTTTTCCAGAGAAGAGTAGAGAATTAATACCATATAAGGTAAATAGCTGTAACTCATCCCAATTAAAACCGCTGGCCAGTCGTTCAGCAAATTCCAGGGTAAAAGTGGCAAGTGCGGTAGTAAAAATGGTATGTTAAAACTGATCGGGAACGAGTTGCAACTGTCAATTAACCAGTTGAGAATGCTGAGTAATGGATTGAGTGCGGGTTGTAAAAATGAGTTAATAACTCCGCTGGGACGCAGAATCGTGATCCAAGCATA is part of the Aerosakkonema funiforme FACHB-1375 genome and encodes:
- a CDS encoding ABC transporter permease, whose translation is MNKSPSVAKYPVSWQALFSLLMYFFMYLPILVLAFYSFNKSRYSANWEGFTLDWYQKLFNDTRIIAALQNSLIVAFCAVGISAVIGTLMAVGLARYRFPGRTLYMGISYLPLIIPDIAIAVATLVFLAVIQVRLSLWTIVAAHVVFCLAYVGVVVSTRLADLDPHLEEAALDLGATPAQAFIKVLLPQLMPGIISGCLLAFVLSLDDFLIASFTAGSGANTLPMEIFSRIRTGVKPDINALSVVLMVVSGVVAFLAEFLRYRSTQKSYK
- a CDS encoding ABC transporter permease, with amino-acid sequence MPVSTQISSRSTTPAPPAKSKLASIFDRLAEPLIFLGPAGIWLLLLLVLPTLIIFELSLVPDIRPGQVVNPSGFDNFCRAFGFEQCLPSKFDPTFLQVMKRTLFFAGGSTIACLVLGFPVAYWIAVMSPKQWRNLLLLGFVLPLWTSSLLRSYAWITILRPSGVINSFLQPALNPLLSILNWLIDSCNSFPISFNIPFLLPHLPLLPWNLLNDWPAVLIGMSYSYLPYMVLILYSSLEKLDRRLLEASADLGANPAQTFWKVTVPQTMPGIVAGSLLVLIIGVGDFIDPELLGGASSMTISRLIYNQFLGATQNWGFGSALSMVLILAVSIAIALLLKFGDRNAAR